GCCACTAGAGAAGTCCCTTGTTCTAAATTGCAAGTGGGCCACCTATAAGCTGGGACAAAACTCCATCCTTACAAGCATTCTCCATTTTAATCCAGGTCTTGTTATTTCACAGCTATGGGGCTTGGCCGAGACACACCCCCTTTTTGGATTAGTTTCCCCACTGCTAAACTGAGAGAACCGGCACCAGACTGGTGTTTCTCAGATCGTATCATCTGCCGCCCATGCTCAAAGgctaaacacatgcacacaccaatATATGGCAAAAGCTTAGCCCCTGTTCCCAGAGACACCCACACAGGCATCCACACACCAAATTTTGCTTAGACGTTCAGAGGCTTCCTGGCCCTCCAACGCTGTCCATCTGAGAGGATGATCCCTTGGGCCCTGCTTTCAGGAAAGGTCCCTGGGTTATTAGCAGGGTGGGAAGGTCAGCCCCAAGCTAGGCACAATAGAGACACCTGTGGGAGCTAGAGGCTGGCCAAGGACTTTGAGATTTTTGGAAGGAAGCACCAAAGAAATGGAGAGTGACAATCCCTCCTAGGCAATGTAGGACATCTTGCCTGGTGCTGGGCTCAGCAGTACTGCAAAGGCCCCGGCAGAGTGAAGGGAATTCAGGGAAGAGCAACATAAGTAATGAAGGCGCTTGGGGGATTAATTTAACAGAAGAGATTAAAGGAGCTAAATCCACGCAGCTTTGCTAAGTGGCGACTACTAGGGGCTTTGGGATGAGGGTTCAGAGCGATAGGGGTGCTGCAAACACCCTGGGGGGAGGGAGCGTGCTGTTTGCCACGGCCAGCGTAAGGAAGGAATGGGGAGatgctaaaaaggaaaaccatgaGGCTGCAGAACAGAAGTTTCCTGGACAACGGGGCTGCAGAATAATTTTCTCGGAGAGGTTTGAGATGCTTCACTGCTCAAAGTTAAAAGGATGTAGGACAGAATTCTCTGTAACGACCCCGAGGACAGATGGGACTCTGGGAGGGAGGATAAACAGACAGGAGACAAAGACTAACCCTAAAACACTGGAGGATGGAAGGTGGCATTGCACCTCCAAGCCCAGACTATAGTCCCTGCCTCTCCTCGGTCTCTCGGAGATGGGAGTAGAGATGACGGCGGCAGGGAACTGCTCGCCTGCCCACGCTCCTGTGCACCGCCCCCAGCTCCCCACCCAAGAAATGCACACTCAGCCAATCTGGCGCCCACCGACAGTCTGAACCTACTATTTCCTTTTCCTGGGACGCCCGGCCCCTATCAGCCTGTCAAAATCCCATTCATCCTCCAAAATGCATTGTCTGGGGAGCCTTTTTGACTTGCTTTCCCCAGTATCTAAAACAATTCATGCCTCTCTGCTCCTTCTAATAGACAGAACACAAAATGGTTAAGAGAAGGGACTCGAGCCAGCCTCTGGGTCTGAACCCAGGCTCGTTTAGGAGCAGGAGCCCTTGGACCAGGTTATCTTTGCTACTCTCTACCTCAGTAGCTTTTACctgtaagaggaaaaaaaaaaaatgctgctaCATAAGGCATGGGGCTGTATTAAAAGGGTTAGTATGTTTAAAATGATTAGAACAACCCTGGCATTCCTTTTGGGTTATACACATTCCCTGTCATCACTGTCTGCTCTAGTTTATAGACACTTTCTGTGCAGCATTTATCATGCTGGACTGTAGCCACTTGGTTTAAGTGTCTGTCAGGCCCCCAAACCAGGACCTGCCTGAGGAGGAACCACATCACTGATTTTGGTAACCTCTGAAGCTACCACAGGGCTGGGCTCAAGGCAGGGACTGGGGATCTGTTGTCCTAAGGTGCTCACACAGTGGATGACCCGACGTACCTTCAAATACGGCAAAGAGAGGGAAAAGCCCCAGAAACATGAGTGGCTGCAAGTGGAACATGGTGTCAATGGGGTTCTGGAGCCCTGCAGAATGGGATAGAATGGGACATGTGTGAGTTGTCAGGCCCTGCCTAGCCTGCTTCCACCTGGTGCCGGGGCCCCTCTCTCACCAAGTTCCGCCTTCTGCAGGAGCATCTGGGTGAGGGTCCAGCGAATTCCACCAATGAACGAGGCCCCCAATACCAAGGCAAAGCCCTCCACGTTGAACTGCGTGGACTTATAGGTGAACATGAAGAGGCCCCCAGCAATGAGGAGGACCACCAGGACCAGCGCTGCACGCTGTCAGGATGGGGAGCAGTTGTAAATAACCTGGGGTTCTCAAGTTCATACCTGAGGCTTGGGGGTGAGTAGGCATATTGGCTGCCCCTGGGGCAAGAAACCCTTCTCCTCCCCGGCCCTGGGGGTCCCAGCCAGCTCCTTCCCTGGGCTGTTTAGCTGGCATGTACCCAACATCCCCACTTGGTCTAAAATAGGAAGTGCCTTCCTATGGCTGTCCTAGGCCCCCAGGTGGTCCCACCGCCATCCCTGGACCCAGCAAACAAAGGGCTGCGGCCACGCAGTAGGGTACCTCCAGGACCCCGTTCCTGAACCCTCTTCTCCCTTGCCCATTATTTTGGTTGTTACCCCTGCCACTTCAGCAGTGTCCTGTCCTAGGTCCTTCCTCACCCACCTGGGCTGGGGTTGTCTCCTCTATCACACAAAGTGACAAACCACTGCTCAGACTCCCCTTTTTATTCTTAGCATCTATGGGGCTAAGAGGGACATAAAGGAGCTGGGGCCTCACCAGCTCCTCCAGCTTGAAGATCAGAGAGAAGATCAAGATGAAGAGGACAGCTGAGGATTTGGTCATTGTGTACCTGGAAGCGAGAATTCCCCACAATGCACCGCTGCAGCCAGGCACTCAGGCCACCACCAAGAAACGAGCCCGCAGCACAATCAGGGGTCTGGAAACGGGGAAGCTGGGGGGGACGCCTGACGGAAACTGGCTCTGCTCAGGGCAGCAGGGCAATCTGGGCACAAAAGACCAAAGGGAGGCAGCCTGAGTCATCTGGGCTGATATGTGACCTTTAATTGGAAAAACTCTGTGACTAAGAGGCCTCTGATTATCagcagagagaaaagactgcAGGTCTGACACTGAGCTCACCGAGTCCTATTATTTATGTACTTCTCAGTGGAGACCAAGATAAGGACAGatgagaagaggagaaaaagagaaggtaGGGACTGCGCTCTCTGAAGCACACTGAGATAAGAAGTAACTGGTGCACCTGGCCCGCCGTGCAGCTGTGTGCCCACTGTGCAGCTGGGTGCACTGCATGACGTCAGTGCCCTTCCACCCTGCCACAACTGTCgccattctgtttgagcccctggCTTCCCTGGGATGCCGGGCATGCAGGCACAGGATCCCCTCTGTACCCGGCTTCCTGAAGAGGCTGGTGGCTTCCTGGAGAGTGGCTGGATGTCAGGGAGGAGCCGAGAGAGCAAGGGCTGGTCCCagagagggtggagcagctggcCCACACGTGTGGAGAGCCAGCTGGACAGACAGAGCAGGAGCCTGAAGGGAGGTGGCCAAGCGCGGCCGGCACTCACAGTGAGACGGTGATGTAGAGGAAGCTCCAGTTGGACAGGCCCACATCAAGTGCTGTTGCCAGTGCTGTGGAGACAAGGGGCACCCACCAGCCGTGCAGCCAGGGCAGGCCCGAATGGGTGCGGCAGTTGTAAAAACACTTTCGTGAGGCACCCAAGAGTCCCCTGCTTTGCCCTGTGCACCCCGGCTTTCTCCTGGGCCCTTGGGCTTTCCTTTCTATCCAGCAACTGAAGGGTCAACTCCTGGCCAAAAAAAGTGAGGTGGGTCCTGCTACAGTACCAGGGTTGCAGCACATTCTGACTGGCAGGCCAGGGATCGGTTGTGAGGCCTCTCTTGCTCCCACctgtttaatattttgaatattccCCTGATGAGGGGTATTAATCTGACCCTGTTGATTCCCTACTGGGTTCTCTTCAAAGTGGCTCCCGTCTCTCAGGATAAAACACACACTCTTCTCAGAAGACCAGGTTTTGACCCTTACCGCCCTCTCATTTCTTCCACTTCCTCACACCAATGCTGAGTTCTCAGCATCCTGAAACACTTTCAGGTCCCCTttcagacctacacacacactaaatcTCTCCCAGACGCCGAGAGCCCTCCCCTTCCAGGACTGGCCAGTCCCACTCACTCTCCAGGCCCCTGGCTCAGCCCCACCCAGCTGCCCTGTGGGCTGGGCAGGTTCCCCTCCTCTGTGCTCTGTGGTGACCCCCAAACCCCCTTTGCAGTATGGCAAGGGCAGGGGCCATGTGCTCTGCTCACAACTGTCTCCAGGCCATAGTACATGGCTCAGTGTATGGGTTCGAGGGTGAGGGAAGCACAGGGCCATGGTTGCAGCAGAGACTTTCTGGGTGTGCACCAGGGAATGGGGAGATGGGGTGTGCGGAAGCCACAGAGCAGAGAGGCTGTGAGGCTTCCTTTGTTCTTGGCCCACAGCTTGCCAAGCAACACTCCTCCAGCCTGGACCATCCCCAGAGCCCACCCCACAAGCACACACCTGTCGGAGCTACTCTTCTGAGGTAGTCGGTCCAACTCAGCACCACTCGGGCCCTGTGGCTGGAGCACTGAACCAGTGCCCTGGACAGGGCGGAGAACAGGAAGATCACAGCCAGGTGCAGCATCGTCATGAAGAGGGGGAAGTGGAAGCTCTGTACGGAGTGCAAAGCACAAATGCCCAGCAGTTTGCAGGCTGCCCACACCaggctccctctcccctcctcaccTCTCTCTGGGAGCAGTGATGCTAATTCTGCGGTTCCTGAGGGCTTTGCACTGTCTGAGGAGCTTTCACCCACATCCTAATCTCTTGGGATGAGAGACTTGGAGGTCACCCAGAGAGCAGGTGGCAGACCAGGCATCAGTTGTACTATGGTGCCATCCCCACCACTGCAATAGGCCTAGCTGCCTGCGCCAGCACCTCCTCATGGCCCATACCCAGGCAGAGCTGGGTGAGCACAGCTGTACCAGGTATTAAAGTTCTGAACAAGTTCTTATAGTTTGGTAAACAGCTGCTGCCCTAAGGCCAAGTTTCCCCAGCTCACCCTCAGAATCTCCCCTTTTCCAATCTGTCCTTGATCTAAACATTTAGGGAGAAGCCCCCTGGCACATCATTACTGGAACTGACTTCCAGTCTGATTAGCTGAAGCCTGTGCCCTCCTGTTGTTAAATACTGGGGGCACTATAGCCACGGCCATGGCCACGTTCCCCAAACCCCCACACAGCAAGGCTTCCGAGTTACCTTTGTCAGCCATTTGTTGTAGAAGGTGATGCCGATGGAGAAGCAGTAGTAGAGCAGGACCAGCCCCAGAGTCAGCACTGCCTTCCACACAAAGGCCACGTCGAGGGCCCACCTCCCCATCCGGGGAAGTTGGACGCCCTCGCTCTGGGTTAGGAGCGGGCAGGCACTTCTCCTGAAGTCGGTGCACAGGAAGAGCCGGCTGAGCTGGGTCACGACTTTCAAGAATGTCTCCTGGCTGGGGGAGTTCTCTTTGCTTCCATGATTTGAGATCATCAACGGAGCCCCAGGTGGAGTCCTCACCTAAGGGGCTGGTGGCCTGAGCTGATCCTCTCCATGATTAACTGGACGCAGGGCTCACAGGTCCCCAGGTCTGAGCTAGAAAGATGAAAAAACAGCTTGGGTGGCTCAGGGCCCCCTGCTATCCCACAGGGTGCAGAGCAGACGTACAGCACAGCAGGGAGGTGCCCCACCTGCACAGTGCCCACAGAACCCCCGTTGTCCATTTCCCTGTCACCTCAAGCTGTTCTCCATCAACTGCCACCAAAGTGACCTTTTAAAAACGCAAATCTGATGTCATACCATGGGTCAGCCCTCCAGTGCTCCTATGATAAAGACCAAAAGCCTTCCGGTGGCTCAGAAGGCCTGCTCCGAACCCTGCTGGACTCCCT
This sequence is a window from Manis pentadactyla isolate mManPen7 chromosome 5, mManPen7.hap1, whole genome shotgun sequence. Protein-coding genes within it:
- the SLC35C2 gene encoding solute carrier family 35 member C2 isoform X2, whose product is MISNHGSKENSPSQETFLKVVTQLSRLFLCTDFRRSACPLLTQSEGVQLPRMGRWALDVAFVWKAVLTLGLVLLYYCFSIGITFYNKWLTKSFHFPLFMTMLHLAVIFLFSALSRALVQCSSHRARVVLSWTDYLRRVAPTALATALDVGLSNWSFLYITVSLVQRWSWWSSSLLGASSCSPISPRSSTWRALPWYWGPRSLVEFAGPSPRCSCRRRNLGSRTPLTPCSTCSHSCFWGFSLSLPYLKDTGLLLRVLGSLFLGGILAFGLGFSEFLLVSRTSSLTLSIAGIFKEVCTLLLAAHLLGDQISLLNWLGFALCLSGISLHVALKALHSRGDGSPKPLKGLGSNPDLELLLRSSQPEEGGNEEEEEYFVAQGQQ
- the SLC35C2 gene encoding solute carrier family 35 member C2 isoform X1, producing the protein MISNHGSKENSPSQETFLKVVTQLSRLFLCTDFRRSACPLLTQSEGVQLPRMGRWALDVAFVWKAVLTLGLVLLYYCFSIGITFYNKWLTKSFHFPLFMTMLHLAVIFLFSALSRALVQCSSHRARVVLSWTDYLRRVAPTALATALDVGLSNWSFLYITVSLYTMTKSSAVLFILIFSLIFKLEELRAALVLVVLLIAGGLFMFTYKSTQFNVEGFALVLGASFIGGIRWTLTQMLLQKAELGLQNPIDTMFHLQPLMFLGLFPLFAVFEGLHLSTSEKIFRFQDTGLLLRVLGSLFLGGILAFGLGFSEFLLVSRTSSLTLSIAGIFKEVCTLLLAAHLLGDQISLLNWLGFALCLSGISLHVALKALHSRGDGSPKPLKGLGSNPDLELLLRSSQPEEGGNEEEEEYFVAQGQQ